TCACTGCCGCCCAAAAAGATTGCCCATTGCTGAACGCAAAATGGCGTAGTCAGAAAATTCCTCTGCTGTGCAAAGGAACACTGAACAAATTAGGAACCGATATATGTGCCCCGGATTACAAACGCTTAAGCGATAAACTGGAAGACAGATACAAGCAAGAGAAAGACAAACTTGAGGAAAAAGCCGAAGCTCGTGCTCGCGAAATTCGCCAAGAGGCTCGCGATGAAGCCAAAAAAGCCGAGGAAAAAGCCGAGCAACGCGCCAAAGAATCCCGGGAAGAAGCCAAAGATAAAGTGGATGAAGAAGCGAAAAAACTGCTTGACGATATGGTCGGTGAAAAGAAAGCAGAAGAATTAGAGGATAAACTTAAAAACCTGTTAAACCGCAAGTAGCTCTACAACGTATTTACCCCCAAAACCCCGAGGCACAAGATATGAAAATCGACACACGACTATTTGGTATTTTCGCCATTATATTAGCCCAAACCGCATACAGCGCTGAAAAACCGGCCGAATGCCCAGCGTTTTTAAACCACGACTTCAAAAAGCTTCACAGTAGCGAAAATGTAAATCTGTGCTCGCTCTACCACGAAAAGCCAATGGTGATTGTAAACACAGCAAGCCATTGCGGCTACACCAAGCAATTCAAAGGTCTTGAAGCACTTTATAAAAAATATAAAGAACAAGGTGTCGAAGTGGTTGGTTTCTCATCCAACGATTTCAAACAAGCGGCGAAAGATGAAAAAGAAGCGGCTACTATTTGCTACAAAAATTACGGGGTGACCTTTACCATGCTGGCACCTACAGAGGTGACTGGCGAAGGTGCCAATCCCGTATTTGCCTACCTCAACGAAGCGGATGGCGACCCTAGTTGGAATTTTAATAAATA
The DNA window shown above is from Alteromonadaceae bacterium 2753L.S.0a.02 and carries:
- a CDS encoding glutathione peroxidase; the protein is MKIDTRLFGIFAIILAQTAYSAEKPAECPAFLNHDFKKLHSSENVNLCSLYHEKPMVIVNTASHCGYTKQFKGLEALYKKYKEQGVEVVGFSSNDFKQAAKDEKEAATICYKNYGVTFTMLAPTEVTGEGANPVFAYLNEADGDPSWNFNKYLVSADGKSIKRFGSNTKPMDSKLEKSLQKALKM